A single region of the Pyricularia oryzae 70-15 chromosome 4, whole genome shotgun sequence genome encodes:
- a CDS encoding enoyl reductase TSC13, whose protein sequence is MAARLSLRVRNRSKKGGFKRLPESIELPTDATVEDVKRAVAKEAKVSDFNRIGVHDPKTNSILKDRKALVRDLPNVVSAGEVLVKDLGPQIGWRTVFFIEYFGPILFHCIFAAGRDYIYPALGSYPGSASGKPMPALTTIQQLSFALFIIHFMKREVETVFVHRFSANTMPFFALFRNCFLYWVSAGLACSFVFYAPANYSLFGGVPLFQDIARSELNVIDYLGLALFVYGELCNGIVHLHLANLRAPGTTEKGIPSCVGSSVVTCPNYMFEVIAWVGMIMVSRSWATVITIVMGGYYMMIWSIQKERALRQLFPDKYKKKRYTMLPGLI, encoded by the exons ATGGCTGCAAGACTGAGCCTGAGGGTGCGAAACCGCTCCAAGAAAGGCGGCTTTAAACGTCTACCAGAGTCCATCGAGCTCCCCACCGACGCTACTGTTGAGGATGTGAAGCGCGCTGTGGCTAAAGAGGCCAAGGTCTCCGACTTCAACCGCATTGGCGTCCACGACCCCAAGACCAACTCTATTCTCAAGGATCGCAAGGCTCTGGTCAGGGATTTGCCTAATGTTGTGTCTGCTGGAGAGGTGCTGGTTAAGGATTTGG GTCCCCAAATTGGCTGGCGGACGGTCTTCTTCATTGAATACTTCGGGCCGATCCTTTTCCACTGCATCTTCGCCGCAGGTCGAGACTACATCTACCCCGCGCTGGGCAGCTATCCTGGATCCGCCTCTGGCAAGCCTATGCCGGCCTTGACAACCATCCAACAGCTCTCGTTCGCCCTCTTCATCATTCACTTTATGAAGCGTGAGGTGGAGACCGTCTTTGTCCACCGCTTCTCGGCCAACACGATGCCCTTTTTTGCCCTCTTCCGCAACTGCTTCCTATATTGGGTGTCAGCTGGCCTGGCCTGCAGCTTCGTCTTTTATGCGCCGGCCAACTACAGCCTCTTCGGGGGCGTCCCTCTCTTCCAGGATATTGCTCGGTCGGAGCTGAACGTAATAGACTACCTGGGTCTTGCGCTCTTTGTCTACGGCGAGCTCTGCAACGGCATCGTCCACCTCCACCTCGCAAACCTGCGCGCGCCTGGTACCACCGAGAAGGGCATTCCTTCCTGCGTCGGGAGCAGCGTGGTCACATGCCCCAACTACATGTTTGAGGTCATAGCTTGGGTCGGCATGATTATGGTCTCCAGGTCGTGGGCAACCGTCATCACTATCGTCATGGGTGGCTACTATATGATGATCTGGTCGATACAGAAGGAAAGGGCGCTGAGGCAGCTGTTCCCCGACAAGTACAAGAAGAAGCGTTACACTATGCTTCCTGGTCTCATTTAA
- a CDS encoding 40S ribosomal protein S8: MGISRDSRHKRSATGAKRAHYRQKRAWEAGRQPASTKIGAKRIHTVRVRGGNTKYRALRLDSGNFSWGSEGVTRKTRVIAVAYHPSNNELVRTNTLTKSAVIQIDAAPFRQWYEAHYGQSLGRRRQAKQAKEGEEVKKSKSVEKKQAERFAARGKVDSALEKQFEAGRVFAVVSSRPGQSGRCDGYILEGEELAFYQRKLHK; encoded by the exons ATGGGTATCTCACGAGACTCTCGCCACAAGCGCTCTGCCACCGGTGCAAAGCGCGCTCACTACC GCCAGAAGCGTGCTTGGGAGGCTGGTCGCCAGCCCGCCAGCACCAAGATCGGTGCCAAGCGCATTCACACCGTCCGTGTCCGTGGCGGCAACACCAAGTACCGTGCCCTTCGTCTCGACTCGGGCAACTTCTCGTGGGGCTCCGAGGGCGTCACCCGCAAGACCCGTGTCATTGCCGTCGCCTACCATCCCTCAAACAACGAGCTTGTCCGCACCAACACCCTCACCAAGTCCGCCGTTATCCAGATCGACGCTGCGCCATTCCGTCAATGGTACGAGGCCCACTACGGCCAATCGCTTGGCCGCAGACGGCAGGCTAAGCAGGCCAAGGAGGGCGAGGAGGTGAAGAAGAGCAAGAGCGTGGAGAAGAAGCAGGCCGAGCGCTTTGCCGCCCGCGGCAAGGTCGACTCTGCTCTGGAGAAGCAGTTCGAGGCCGGTCGTGTATTTGCTGTTGTCTCGTCGAGGCCTGGCCAGTCCGGCCGGTGCGACGGTTACATCCTGGAGGGTGAGGAATTGGCTTTCTACCAGAGGAAGCTCCACAAGTAA